Proteins co-encoded in one Cupriavidus nantongensis genomic window:
- a CDS encoding DUF1488 domain-containing protein: MDIKFQEQERYDINNEGLLFQALVNGEKVTCVVTREALWEGFSADQVLSLEEAFRAGRETIERAAVVLIEQGAPQPIVVKRAHVAPI, translated from the coding sequence ATGGATATCAAATTCCAAGAGCAAGAGCGCTACGACATCAATAACGAAGGCTTGTTGTTCCAGGCACTTGTCAATGGCGAGAAGGTGACTTGCGTGGTGACACGCGAAGCACTGTGGGAAGGTTTCAGCGCCGACCAGGTGCTGTCACTCGAAGAAGCATTCCGCGCCGGCCGCGAAACCATCGAACGCGCCGCCGTGGTGCTGATCGAGCAGGGCGCACCGCAGCCTATCGTCGTCAAGCGCGCCCACGTGGCGCCAATCTGA
- a CDS encoding acetyl-CoA hydrolase/transferase family protein — protein MDKERIRLARLHDKVVSADEAAALIRDGMTVGMSGFTRAGDCKEVPFALARRAATEPLRITLMTGASLGNDIDRVLAEADVIARRLPFQSDATLRRKINAGEVMFIDQHLSETVEQLRSGQLAPVDVAVVEAVAITEQGGIIPSTSVGNSASFAMLARKVIVEINLNMPLELEGLHDIYFPVQRPYRQPIPLIAPAQRIGLPYIPIDPEKIAAIVFTAKDDSPSNALPPDAETSQIAGHLNDFLLREVRAGRLSPSLQPLQAGIGTIANAVLHGMVESPFRELQMYSEVLQDSTIELLDAGRLAFASASSVTLTRAVYQRFLSNLDRYRSRLLLRPQEISNHPEILRRLGLITINTALECDIYGNVNSTHVGGTHMMNGIGGSGDFARNAHLSVFVTKSVAKGGDISSIVPMVAHVDHTEHDVDIIVTEHGLADLRGLAPRERARTVIANCADPQYRELLGDYFRRACAHGGQTPHLVEEALSWHADFRDRGTMQPARPAPALAA, from the coding sequence ATGGACAAGGAACGCATTCGCCTGGCCAGGCTGCATGACAAGGTAGTCTCGGCCGACGAAGCCGCCGCGCTGATCCGCGACGGCATGACGGTAGGCATGAGCGGATTCACTCGCGCGGGCGACTGCAAGGAAGTGCCGTTCGCGCTGGCGCGGCGCGCCGCCACCGAGCCGCTGCGCATCACGCTGATGACCGGCGCCTCGCTCGGCAACGACATCGACCGGGTGCTGGCGGAGGCCGACGTGATCGCGCGCCGCCTGCCGTTCCAGTCCGATGCCACGCTGCGCCGCAAGATCAATGCGGGCGAAGTGATGTTCATCGACCAGCATCTGTCCGAGACCGTCGAGCAGCTGCGCTCGGGCCAGCTCGCGCCGGTGGATGTCGCGGTGGTGGAAGCGGTGGCGATCACCGAGCAGGGCGGCATCATCCCCAGCACCTCGGTCGGCAACTCGGCCAGCTTTGCCATGCTGGCGCGCAAGGTGATCGTAGAGATCAACCTGAACATGCCGCTGGAGCTGGAAGGACTGCACGACATCTATTTCCCGGTGCAGCGTCCGTACCGGCAGCCGATCCCGCTGATCGCGCCCGCGCAGCGCATCGGCCTGCCGTATATCCCGATCGATCCCGAGAAGATCGCGGCCATTGTGTTCACGGCCAAGGACGACAGCCCGTCCAATGCGCTGCCGCCGGATGCCGAGACCAGCCAGATCGCCGGCCATCTCAATGACTTCCTGCTGCGCGAGGTACGCGCCGGGCGGCTGTCGCCGTCGCTGCAGCCGCTGCAGGCCGGCATCGGCACCATTGCCAACGCGGTGCTGCACGGCATGGTCGAGTCGCCGTTCCGCGAGCTGCAGATGTATTCCGAGGTGCTGCAGGACAGCACCATCGAGCTGCTCGATGCGGGGCGCCTGGCCTTTGCCTCGGCCTCGTCGGTGACGCTGACGCGTGCGGTGTACCAGCGCTTCCTGTCGAACCTGGACCGTTACCGCTCGCGGCTGCTGCTGCGGCCGCAGGAGATCAGCAACCATCCGGAGATCCTGCGCCGGCTGGGGCTGATCACCATCAACACGGCGCTCGAGTGCGATATCTACGGCAACGTCAACTCGACCCATGTGGGCGGCACGCACATGATGAACGGCATCGGCGGCTCGGGTGACTTTGCCCGCAATGCGCACTTGTCGGTGTTCGTGACCAAGTCAGTGGCGAAGGGCGGCGATATCTCCAGCATCGTGCCGATGGTGGCGCACGTCGACCATACCGAGCACGACGTCGACATCATCGTCACCGAGCACGGACTGGCCGACCTGCGCGGCCTGGCGCCGCGCGAGCGTGCGCGCACCGTCATCGCCAACTGCGCCGACCCGCAGTACCGCGAGCTGCTGGGCGACTACTTCCGCCGCGCCTGCGCGCATGGCGGGCAGACCCCGCACCTAGTGGAAGAGGCGCTGTCCTGGCATGCCGACTTCCGCGACCGCGGCACCATGCAGCCGGCGCGGCCGGCACCGGCGCTGGCCGCCTGA
- a CDS encoding 8-oxoguanine deaminase: MTLIALNADVLVTMDAQRREIRDGALVAEGPAVQWVGPTAELPPQYRRMVDDGSAQVLDMRGRVVTPGLVNTHHHMYQSLTRAVPAAQDAELFSWLTNLYMLWSHLTPEMIAVSTKAAMAELMLSGCTTTSDHLYLFPNGSRLDDSIAAAQEMGMRFHAARGSMSVGRSKGGLPPDVVVEDEAAILRDSQRLVEQYHDSARHAMLRVVLAPCSPFSVSRDLMRESAVMARHYGVSLHTHLAENDNDIAYSREKFGLTPAQYAEDLGWVGHDVWHAHCVKLDHEGIALFARTGTGVAHCPCSNMRLASGIAPVRAMRDAGVPVGLGVDGSASNDGAHMLGEARQAMLLQRVGYGPAAMSAREALEIATLGGARVLNRDDIGALAPGMSADFVAFDLASVGFAGAGHDPVAALVFCTPANVAASVINGREVVRDGELLTADLPAVLLRHRALARTLFERASAGA; this comes from the coding sequence ATGACCCTGATCGCCCTCAATGCCGACGTGCTGGTGACCATGGACGCGCAGCGCCGCGAGATCCGCGACGGCGCGCTGGTCGCCGAAGGTCCCGCGGTGCAATGGGTCGGCCCCACCGCGGAGCTGCCGCCGCAATACCGGCGCATGGTCGACGACGGCAGCGCGCAGGTGCTCGACATGCGCGGCCGCGTGGTCACGCCCGGGCTGGTCAACACGCACCACCACATGTACCAGAGCCTGACGCGCGCGGTGCCGGCGGCGCAGGATGCCGAGCTGTTCTCGTGGCTGACCAACCTGTACATGCTGTGGTCGCACCTGACGCCGGAAATGATCGCGGTGTCGACCAAGGCCGCGATGGCCGAGCTGATGCTGTCGGGCTGCACCACCACCAGCGACCACCTCTACCTTTTCCCCAATGGCTCGCGCCTGGACGATTCGATCGCCGCGGCTCAGGAGATGGGCATGCGCTTCCATGCCGCGCGCGGCTCGATGAGCGTGGGCCGCAGCAAGGGCGGCCTGCCGCCGGACGTGGTGGTCGAAGACGAGGCTGCGATCCTGCGCGACAGCCAGCGGCTGGTGGAGCAGTACCACGACAGCGCGCGCCACGCGATGCTGCGCGTGGTGCTGGCGCCGTGCTCGCCGTTCTCGGTATCGCGCGACCTGATGCGCGAATCGGCGGTGATGGCGCGCCACTATGGCGTGTCGCTGCACACGCACCTGGCCGAGAACGACAACGACATTGCCTATTCGCGCGAGAAATTCGGCCTGACGCCGGCACAGTATGCCGAGGACCTCGGCTGGGTCGGCCACGATGTGTGGCACGCGCACTGCGTCAAGCTGGACCACGAGGGCATCGCGCTGTTCGCACGGACCGGCACCGGGGTGGCGCATTGCCCGTGCTCGAACATGCGGCTGGCATCGGGCATTGCGCCGGTGCGTGCGATGCGCGACGCGGGCGTGCCGGTGGGCCTGGGCGTGGACGGCAGCGCGTCGAACGACGGCGCGCATATGCTGGGCGAGGCGCGCCAGGCGATGCTGCTGCAGCGGGTCGGCTACGGTCCGGCCGCGATGAGCGCGCGCGAGGCGCTGGAAATCGCCACGCTGGGTGGCGCGCGCGTGCTCAACCGCGACGATATCGGCGCGCTGGCGCCGGGCATGTCGGCGGACTTCGTCGCCTTCGACCTGGCGTCGGTCGGGTTTGCCGGCGCCGGCCATGACCCGGTGGCGGCGCTGGTGTTCTGCACGCCGGCCAATGTCGCGGCCAGCGTAATCAATGGCAGGGAAGTGGTGCGCGACGGCGAGCTGCTGACGGCCGACCTTCCCGCGGTGCTGCTGCGCCATCGCGCGCTGGCGCGCACGCTGTTCGAACGGGCCAGCGCCGGCGCGTGA
- a CDS encoding tripartite tricarboxylate transporter substrate binding protein BugE encodes MKAVLNAGAAACIAALGLAHADLAHAQSYPAKPIRLIVPFAAGGTTDIVARAVSDGLGRELGQPVVVENRGGGGGAIGADALAKSAPDGYTLGIATVSTMATNPATNPKNPYDPLKDFAPITNLVNVPNVLTVNPKTPAKTLKEFVAMLKANPGKYSYASAGKGSISHLDGELFKDITQTDMVHIPYRGSGPALNDTLAGQVNAQFDNLPSSMPHIQAGKLRALAVAAPKRVEGLPDVPTFAEAGMKDMNNMAWYGLVAPAGTPAAIITRVHDAAVKALQDPNVKRRLADSGAYTDGNTPQQYAAQIKRELDLRKKIARDQNITLE; translated from the coding sequence TTGAAAGCAGTCCTTAACGCCGGCGCAGCCGCATGCATCGCGGCCCTCGGCCTGGCCCACGCCGACCTGGCACATGCCCAGTCCTACCCTGCCAAGCCGATCCGCCTGATCGTGCCGTTCGCGGCCGGCGGCACCACCGATATCGTGGCGCGCGCGGTGTCCGACGGCCTGGGCCGTGAACTGGGCCAGCCGGTGGTGGTGGAGAACCGCGGCGGCGGCGGTGGCGCCATCGGTGCCGACGCGCTCGCCAAGTCGGCGCCGGACGGCTACACGCTGGGCATCGCCACGGTCAGCACCATGGCGACCAACCCGGCCACCAACCCCAAGAACCCGTACGATCCGCTCAAGGACTTCGCGCCGATCACCAACCTGGTCAACGTGCCCAACGTGCTGACGGTGAATCCGAAGACTCCGGCCAAGACCCTGAAGGAATTCGTGGCGATGCTGAAGGCCAACCCGGGCAAGTACAGCTACGCCTCGGCCGGCAAGGGCAGCATCTCGCACCTGGACGGGGAGCTGTTCAAGGACATCACCCAGACCGACATGGTCCATATCCCCTATCGCGGATCGGGCCCGGCGCTGAACGACACGCTGGCCGGCCAGGTCAACGCGCAGTTCGACAACCTGCCGTCGTCGATGCCGCATATCCAGGCCGGCAAGCTGCGCGCGCTGGCGGTGGCGGCGCCCAAGCGCGTCGAAGGCCTGCCCGACGTGCCGACCTTTGCCGAAGCCGGCATGAAGGACATGAACAACATGGCCTGGTACGGCCTGGTGGCCCCGGCCGGCACGCCGGCGGCGATCATCACGCGCGTGCATGACGCCGCGGTCAAGGCGCTGCAGGATCCCAACGTCAAGCGCCGCCTGGCCGACAGCGGTGCCTACACCGACGGCAACACGCCGCAGCAATACGCCGCGCAGATCAAGCGCGAACTGGACCTGCGCAAGAAGATCGCGCGCGACCAGAACATCACGCTGGAATAA
- a CDS encoding LysR substrate-binding domain-containing protein, translating to MHARVLRYLDEVVRRGSIRKAAEHLHVAPTAVNRQILDLEAELGAPLFERINKRLRLTPLGEMVLAHVRQTLREHDALRERIEDFKGARRGEVTVAVTAGLAGSLMPSLVHDFRQRYPGIVVRVNDLPVADIVVAVEQGDADLGLGYDLPELPAFRALASSDWQIGAVVPPGHALAARPSVLLSECVGYPLILPASSLSIRAILDAAFARNAIEVSPVAESTSTALIRQLVLLGTGIALLNPLDVMEERARQALVYVPLRDRHLQGQTLTLVARAGGQLSAAAGLMAERIGDALATLFAQAR from the coding sequence ATGCACGCCAGAGTCCTACGCTATCTCGACGAGGTCGTCCGCCGCGGTTCCATCCGCAAGGCGGCCGAGCACCTGCACGTGGCGCCGACCGCGGTCAACCGGCAGATCCTGGACCTGGAGGCGGAACTGGGCGCACCGCTGTTCGAGCGCATCAACAAGCGCCTGCGGCTGACGCCGCTGGGCGAGATGGTGCTGGCCCACGTCCGCCAGACGCTGCGCGAGCACGACGCGCTACGCGAGCGGATCGAGGACTTCAAGGGCGCGCGCCGGGGCGAGGTCACGGTGGCGGTGACGGCGGGCCTGGCGGGCTCGCTGATGCCGTCGCTGGTGCATGACTTCCGGCAGCGCTATCCGGGCATCGTGGTGCGCGTCAACGACCTGCCGGTCGCCGACATCGTGGTGGCGGTGGAGCAGGGCGATGCCGACCTCGGCCTGGGCTATGACCTGCCGGAACTGCCGGCCTTCCGCGCGCTCGCCAGCAGCGACTGGCAGATCGGCGCGGTGGTGCCGCCTGGCCATGCGCTGGCGGCGCGGCCATCGGTGCTGCTGAGCGAGTGCGTCGGCTATCCGCTGATCCTGCCGGCATCTTCCTTGTCGATCCGCGCCATCCTCGATGCGGCCTTTGCGCGCAATGCGATCGAGGTCTCGCCGGTGGCGGAATCGACCTCGACCGCGCTGATCCGCCAGCTGGTGCTGCTGGGGACCGGCATCGCGCTGCTGAACCCGCTCGACGTGATGGAAGAGCGCGCGCGCCAGGCGCTGGTGTACGTGCCCTTGCGCGACCGCCACCTGCAGGGCCAGACGCTGACGCTGGTGGCGCGCGCCGGCGGCCAGCTCAGCGCCGCGGCCGGGCTGATGGCCGAGCGCATCGGCGATGCGCTGGCGACGCTGTTCGCGCAGGCACGCTGA